The following DNA comes from Rhea pennata isolate bPtePen1 chromosome 7, bPtePen1.pri, whole genome shotgun sequence.
ATCTGCCACTTCACACGCACCTCTAGTATTCAGTTGTCTGAAAGCAGGCCAATGTTATGCTGTATGAGCAGCTCTACAACTCAGACAAGTTTATTTTGCCTTGTTAAATCCCCTCACAAGGGGCTATGTTGATAGCTAGTAACAGTAGGGGCAATAGTTACCAAGTTTTTTGGAATATGCATCCAATTTATAAGCTGCCTGCTCCAAAGCTGCTACCTGCTCCTCGATTAGGTTGATCTGTTCCAGATATGGTTGAAGAGCAGCATcttaaaaaggagagaaatcacATTTGTCAGTTCTTACTAATTCACTCAAGGAAACAATTGACACTTGAAACATAAGAACTTCTCAAGATATTCTTTGGATAGAATACTTTAAAAGCTCCTTCCTTACCTGCCTCCAAAATCAAGTGGTGAAATATGATGAGTCATATTTCAATGAAGTATGAAAAGTTTGACCTATAGTTTCAAACTCCACACTAATAAAATACTGTGGGAATCAAAAAAGTTTTACTCAGTCTCAATCAGTTCTGAAATCAGTGATTAAATGATTGTGATATAAGCTAGCATAAGAGAAAATACTGCTATACTTCTGAAATTATATAGTCTATAGCCTTAAAGAAATACACATAATGGGCATTGTGTAATAGCATGTATATTTTGCAGCCTTCTTTCCTTCAAAGACTAATGCAGTGTGAACTATTGGATTCTTAGATGCTTTATTTACTATATAAGTGTATAGTTTATTAAAGTgctcccttttttgttttacttacatttttgatttaaatCCTTCAGATTTCTACTGATGTTTATAGCAATATCTTTCATTTCCAAGTACTTCAAGCTAGTCAGCTTGTTCATGTTTTCCAAGAGTTTGTAGTCTTCACTGGTGGCTTAAAAacaataaagtttattttacttGAAACCTGGTAGAGATTTCAAAACAATATCCAAATGTAACTAAGAACAGCTCATCTGGTAATACAGTTATTAGCAGAATGCTCTGCAAAAAGAGATCACATTTTGCAGtataaaaaaatcagctgaactGACGAGTTGCACTTGCAATATATtcagtgagagaaaaagcaactAATTCCACACATTTCTACTACTATTCTGACAGTCAGATGTTTCTGTTTACAAAACTGACACTACAAATTCAGATAGCTAATCTAACCATATACCCTTCTGCCCATTCAAATCAGTAGCATGTgaagtgctttttaaattaaagcctAAAAAGTTGGATAACTcattcaatatttttcaattttctttcttctgttttttttttcttttgtgggggggaaggcaggagaagaggTGTTAGACTTTGAGGATGTGAGTTAGACTTTGTAACACTAAGAGATTAACACATTCATCAGAAATGCTATGAGaaacttctgaagaaaggatatttttaaagacagccTCTGATTcatcaaaacacaaaaacagaagatgctCCAAGGATTAGAACGACAGACTGAGATTTGGGCGATTTCAACAATTTCCCAGCATCACAGGCTTTCTTGCCTACCTCAGTCAAGTCACTTAGATCCAAATTCTCAAGATATCAGTTCAGTGATATTTAGAAGCCAAATCATTAAGTTCCTATGTCCCACAGTTCCCTATCTGTAAAACAAGGATAACTGGTCTTCTTTATCTTTCACCAG
Coding sequences within:
- the BLOC1S2 gene encoding biogenesis of lysosome-related organelles complex 1 subunit 2, whose translation is MATATAEGLPEASAQPAKQDPAVETAEEAKEPAEADINELCKDMFNKMATYLTGELTATSEDYKLLENMNKLTSLKYLEMKDIAINISRNLKDLNQKYAALQPYLEQINLIEEQVAALEQAAYKLDAYSKKLEAKYKKLEKR